A single Paraburkholderia sp. D15 DNA region contains:
- a CDS encoding diguanylate cyclase, translating into MSTGRLLTLRYRLTRRFVEARVRALRAIGRHPFLAGLTGMLTATLLAGLTFLALYNSREEEIRHAVDSSRNLATLISRDLAGNFQLYDASLLGVVAEASQPETWRLPPPLRDRVLFDRSLKSPAAGDAYVLDAQGRVKASMSGNLYPGQSFAQRDYFSVQQHDASAGLYLSNPYPAQVRNGTLAVALSRRIDAPDGSFDGIAMASVRIEYFERLLDDIALGPNGAGFIVLDNGTLLASRPAARLGIGSNYAKTANFASIVRNPSGNFTSDGSLDGVSRLYTFAHVPGTPLIVGIAPAVQDVLAEWRRRNLLAGVMTVVFGGAYVVVVWLFAFALRDKVHAEAALQRIAATDALTGLGNRRAFDERLAQEWRRAQREHTSLALLFIDIDHFKRFNDTYGHAVGDEVLGVVAERIMSGTRRADDLPARYGGEEFAVLLPNTTLDGALKVAEKIRKRVEAAGLANQGTQTGHVTVSIGCAACLPPEGGDAAALLAAADAQLYAAKDAGRNRVMAPVSGAQSTA; encoded by the coding sequence GTGTCAACAGGACGGCTTCTCACCCTACGCTACAGGCTCACGCGACGGTTCGTCGAAGCGCGTGTGCGCGCGTTGCGCGCGATCGGCCGGCATCCGTTTCTGGCGGGGCTGACCGGCATGCTCACCGCGACGCTGCTCGCCGGCCTCACCTTCCTCGCGCTCTACAACAGCCGCGAGGAGGAAATCCGCCACGCCGTCGACAGCTCCCGCAATCTCGCCACCCTCATCAGCCGCGATCTCGCCGGCAACTTCCAGTTGTACGACGCGTCCCTGCTCGGTGTCGTGGCCGAAGCGAGCCAACCCGAAACATGGCGTCTACCGCCGCCGCTCAGAGACCGCGTGCTGTTCGACCGCTCGCTGAAATCGCCCGCGGCCGGCGACGCGTACGTGCTCGACGCGCAGGGTCGCGTGAAGGCGTCGATGAGCGGCAACCTCTATCCCGGCCAGTCGTTCGCGCAGCGCGACTACTTCAGCGTGCAGCAGCACGATGCATCGGCGGGGCTTTATCTGTCGAATCCCTACCCGGCGCAGGTGCGCAACGGCACGCTCGCCGTCGCGTTGTCCCGGCGTATCGACGCGCCCGACGGCAGCTTCGACGGCATCGCGATGGCCAGCGTACGGATCGAATATTTCGAGCGTCTGCTCGACGACATCGCGCTCGGGCCCAACGGCGCGGGCTTTATCGTGCTCGACAACGGCACCCTGCTCGCGAGCCGGCCGGCGGCGCGTCTGGGCATCGGCTCGAACTACGCGAAGACGGCGAACTTCGCGTCGATCGTCCGCAATCCGTCCGGCAACTTCACGTCGGACGGCTCGCTCGACGGCGTCTCGCGTCTCTATACGTTTGCCCATGTGCCGGGCACGCCGCTCATCGTCGGTATCGCGCCGGCGGTGCAGGACGTGCTGGCGGAATGGCGTCGCCGCAATCTGCTGGCCGGCGTGATGACGGTGGTGTTCGGCGGCGCCTACGTGGTGGTGGTGTGGCTGTTCGCCTTCGCGTTGCGCGACAAGGTGCACGCGGAAGCCGCGCTGCAACGCATCGCCGCCACCGACGCGTTGACCGGCCTCGGCAACCGCCGCGCGTTCGACGAACGGCTCGCGCAGGAGTGGCGGCGCGCGCAGCGCGAGCACACGTCGCTGGCGCTGCTGTTCATCGACATCGATCACTTCAAGCGCTTTAACGACACGTACGGTCATGCGGTCGGCGACGAAGTGCTGGGCGTCGTCGCCGAACGCATCATGTCCGGCACGCGCCGCGCGGACGATCTTCCCGCGCGCTACGGCGGCGAGGAGTTCGCGGTGCTGCTGCCAAACACCACGCTCGACGGCGCGCTGAAGGTCGCGGAGAAAATCCGCAAACGCGTCGAGGCGGCCGGCCTCGCGAATCAGGGGACGCAGACTGGACATGTGACGGTCAGCATCGGCTGCGCGGCCTGCCTGCCGCCCGAAGGCGGCGATGCGGCGGCGCTCCTCGCCGCCGCCGACGCGCAGTTGTACGCGGCCAAGGACGCCGGCCGCAATCGGGTGATGGCGCCGGTCAGCGGTGCGCAGTCGACTGCCTGA
- a CDS encoding FadR/GntR family transcriptional regulator, with product MSSLTEKVVATLSDEIRRGALRPGDRIPTEVAMMKQLCVSRSVVREAISRLQAAKVVETRHGIGTFVLAPASEQTLRLPAADLSSMLDVMAIIEFRIDVEAASAALAAARRSAQHLKQMRVALERFASELERGSTDTVAHDIEFHLQIARASGNRYFFDVLSQLGRSVSPRTRLGSAEIAELDHIEHLRNVLGEHQMIYRAIERQDPDDARAAMRMHLSNSRERLRRAHEVGKREGTI from the coding sequence ATGAGCAGCCTGACCGAAAAGGTGGTGGCCACCCTGTCCGATGAAATCCGCCGCGGCGCGCTGCGGCCCGGCGACCGCATCCCCACCGAAGTCGCGATGATGAAACAGCTCTGCGTGAGCCGTTCGGTGGTGCGCGAGGCGATCTCGCGGCTGCAGGCGGCGAAGGTGGTCGAGACGCGTCACGGGATCGGCACCTTCGTGCTCGCGCCGGCTTCGGAGCAAACCTTGCGCTTACCCGCCGCTGATCTCTCCAGCATGCTCGACGTGATGGCGATCATCGAATTCCGCATCGACGTCGAGGCGGCGTCGGCCGCGCTCGCGGCGGCGCGACGCTCGGCGCAGCATCTGAAGCAGATGCGCGTGGCGCTTGAGCGCTTCGCGTCGGAACTGGAGCGTGGTAGTACGGATACCGTCGCGCACGACATCGAGTTTCATCTGCAGATCGCGCGGGCCAGCGGCAATCGTTATTTCTTCGATGTGCTGAGTCAGTTGGGGCGCTCCGTGAGTCCGCGCACGCGACTCGGCAGCGCGGAGATCGCGGAGCTGGACCATATCGAGCATCTGCGGAACGTGCTGGGCGAGCATCAGATGATCTATCGCGCGATCGAACGGCAAGACCCGGACGATGCGCGGGCGGCCATGCGCATGCATTTGAGCAATAGCCGGGAGCGGTTGCGGCGGGCGCATGAGGTGGGGAAGCGGGAGGGGACGATCTAG
- a CDS encoding MFS transporter, with product MTSLSAPATDPLDSAVAKVKRHILPLFLIMFIANYIDRVNIGFVNSHMQTDLGIGAAAYGFGSGLFFIGYALFEVPSNVLMQKYGARAWLTRIMGTWGLVAAAMAFVWNDTSFYVLRFLLGVAEAGFFPGVVFYFTQWLPQKERGKAVAVFLSGSALASVLSGPITGSLLSIRGLGLQGWQWMFLIEGAFSIVLCGVSWMLLKSRIRDASWLTAEERNVLEASIAVEQSEREARGSAHLPAMKLLKDPQILLFCFLYFAIQLTIYAATFWLPTIIRKMGGLSDFQVGLLNAIPWLIAMVAMYCFAVLSAKWRHQQAWLAVALVIAACGLFASTSGNPVFSFVAICFSAIGFKAASSLFWPIPQGYLDARVAAAVIALINSLGNLGGFFAPAAFGYLQQHTGSITGGLYGLGVASLVAAAAGFLTRDRRVDRDPMPKQPLPRNAH from the coding sequence TTGACCTCTCTTTCCGCCCCGGCCACCGATCCGCTCGACTCCGCGGTCGCCAAAGTCAAGCGGCACATCCTGCCGCTGTTTCTGATCATGTTCATCGCGAACTACATCGACCGCGTGAATATCGGCTTCGTCAATTCGCACATGCAGACGGATCTGGGCATCGGCGCGGCGGCTTATGGCTTCGGCAGCGGGTTGTTCTTCATCGGCTATGCGTTATTCGAAGTGCCGTCCAACGTGTTGATGCAGAAGTACGGCGCGCGTGCGTGGCTGACCCGCATCATGGGCACCTGGGGTCTTGTCGCGGCGGCCATGGCGTTCGTCTGGAACGATACGTCGTTCTACGTGCTGCGCTTCCTGCTCGGCGTCGCCGAGGCCGGCTTCTTTCCCGGCGTGGTTTTTTACTTCACGCAGTGGCTGCCGCAAAAAGAACGCGGCAAGGCGGTGGCGGTGTTCCTCTCCGGTTCCGCGCTGGCGTCGGTGTTGTCCGGGCCGATCACCGGCAGTCTGCTGTCGATCCGCGGTCTCGGTCTGCAAGGCTGGCAGTGGATGTTCCTGATCGAAGGCGCGTTCTCGATCGTGCTGTGCGGCGTGAGCTGGATGCTGCTGAAGTCGCGCATCCGCGACGCGTCGTGGCTCACGGCCGAGGAGCGCAACGTGCTCGAAGCGTCGATCGCGGTGGAGCAGTCCGAGCGCGAAGCACGCGGCAGCGCGCACCTGCCCGCGATGAAACTGCTGAAGGACCCGCAGATCCTGCTGTTCTGCTTCCTGTACTTCGCGATCCAGTTGACCATCTACGCCGCGACCTTCTGGCTGCCGACGATCATCCGCAAGATGGGCGGTCTGTCCGATTTCCAGGTCGGTCTGCTCAACGCGATTCCGTGGCTGATCGCCATGGTCGCGATGTACTGCTTCGCGGTGCTGTCGGCGAAGTGGCGTCATCAGCAGGCGTGGCTCGCGGTGGCGCTGGTGATCGCGGCGTGCGGCCTGTTCGCCTCGACATCAGGCAATCCGGTGTTCTCGTTCGTGGCGATCTGCTTCTCGGCGATCGGCTTCAAAGCCGCGTCGTCGTTGTTCTGGCCGATTCCGCAGGGCTACCTCGATGCCCGCGTGGCCGCCGCGGTGATCGCGTTGATCAACTCGCTGGGCAATCTCGGCGGCTTCTTCGCGCCGGCCGCGTTCGGCTATCTGCAACAGCACACCGGCTCGATCACGGGCGGGCTGTATGGCCTTGGCGTCGCGTCGCTGGTCGCGGCGGCGGCCGGCTTCCTGACGCGCGACCGGCGCGTGGATCGCGATCCGATGCCGAAGCAGCCGTTGCCACGCAACGCGCACTGA
- the gudD gene encoding glucarate dehydratase, translated as MSIQPTQANATPTVTELRVVPVAGRDSMLMNLSGAHGPFFTRNIVILRDSAGHTGVGEVPGGENIRKTIDDARPFVVGQSIGNLQAILNKARTQFADRDAGGRGLQTFDLRTTIHAVTALEAALLDLLGQHLGVPVAALLGEGQQRDEVEMLGYLFYIGDRNKTDLPYASGADGRDDWERVRTEEAMTPEAVVRLAEAAQARYGFNDFKLKGGVLQGDAEIEAVTALAERFPDARVTLDPNGAWSLAEAVRLCRDQHDVLAYAEDPCGAENGYSGREVMAEFRRATGLPTATNMIATDWRQMGHAIQLQSVDIPLADPHFWTMQGSVRVAQMCNDWGLTWGSHSNNHFDISLAMFTHVAAAAPGKITAIDTHWIWQDGQRLTRDPLRIVGGKVKVPQAAGLGVELDMDELEKAHALYRQHGLGARDDGVAMQYLIPNWTFDNKRPCLVR; from the coding sequence ATGTCCATCCAACCTACCCAGGCGAACGCCACGCCGACCGTGACCGAACTGCGCGTCGTGCCGGTCGCCGGTCGCGACAGCATGCTGATGAATCTGAGCGGCGCGCACGGCCCGTTCTTCACGCGCAACATCGTGATTCTGCGCGACAGCGCGGGCCACACCGGTGTCGGTGAAGTGCCGGGCGGCGAGAACATCCGCAAGACCATCGACGATGCGCGCCCCTTCGTGGTCGGCCAGTCGATCGGCAATCTGCAGGCAATCCTCAACAAGGCGCGCACGCAGTTCGCCGATCGCGACGCAGGCGGCCGCGGTCTGCAAACCTTCGATCTGCGCACCACCATTCACGCGGTGACCGCGCTCGAAGCCGCGCTGCTCGATCTGCTCGGCCAGCATCTCGGCGTACCGGTCGCGGCGCTGCTCGGCGAGGGCCAGCAACGCGACGAAGTCGAGATGCTCGGCTATCTGTTCTATATCGGCGACCGCAACAAAACCGATCTGCCGTACGCGAGCGGCGCGGATGGCCGCGACGACTGGGAACGGGTGCGGACGGAAGAAGCGATGACGCCGGAGGCCGTGGTGCGTCTCGCCGAAGCGGCGCAAGCGCGTTACGGTTTCAATGACTTCAAGCTCAAGGGCGGCGTGTTGCAAGGCGACGCGGAAATCGAAGCGGTCACGGCCCTCGCCGAACGTTTCCCGGACGCGCGCGTGACGCTCGATCCGAACGGCGCATGGTCGCTCGCCGAAGCGGTGCGTCTGTGCCGCGACCAGCACGACGTGCTCGCCTACGCGGAAGATCCGTGCGGCGCGGAGAACGGTTATTCGGGCCGCGAGGTGATGGCCGAATTCCGCCGCGCGACCGGTCTGCCGACGGCGACCAACATGATCGCCACCGACTGGCGTCAGATGGGTCACGCCATCCAGTTGCAATCGGTGGACATTCCGCTCGCCGATCCGCACTTCTGGACCATGCAGGGCTCGGTGCGCGTCGCGCAGATGTGCAACGATTGGGGCCTCACGTGGGGCTCGCATTCGAACAACCACTTCGACATTTCACTGGCGATGTTCACGCATGTCGCAGCCGCCGCGCCCGGCAAGATCACCGCGATCGACACGCACTGGATCTGGCAGGACGGTCAGCGTTTGACGCGCGATCCGCTGCGGATCGTCGGCGGCAAGGTGAAGGTGCCGCAGGCCGCGGGCCTTGGCGTGGAGCTGGACATGGATGAGCTGGAGAAGGCGCACGCGTTGTACCGGCAGCACGGTCTCGGCGCGCGCGACGACGGCGTTGCGATGCAGTACCTGATTCCGAACTGGACCTTCGACAACAAGCGTCCGTGCCTCGTGCGCTGA
- a CDS encoding DUF2501 domain-containing protein: MKAGTYRAAIAGILLTACLPLTAAHAQLGNLLQQGGGSGGSGGSGLGNLGGLGGALSGQSVTSGSTGNVAGVLQFCIQNNYLSGNGASSVKDSLMSKLPGGSSTSDSGYTQGAQGILKSGNGQQLDLSGGGLKQQITKQVCDKILAQGKSLL, from the coding sequence ATGAAAGCAGGCACGTATCGGGCCGCAATCGCAGGCATCCTTCTCACCGCGTGTTTGCCGCTCACGGCGGCCCATGCGCAACTCGGCAATCTGCTTCAGCAGGGCGGCGGTTCGGGAGGTTCCGGCGGCAGCGGACTCGGCAATCTCGGCGGACTGGGCGGCGCGCTGTCGGGACAATCCGTGACCTCGGGCAGCACCGGCAATGTCGCCGGCGTGCTGCAGTTCTGCATCCAGAACAACTACCTCAGCGGCAACGGCGCGTCGTCGGTAAAAGATTCGCTGATGAGCAAACTGCCCGGCGGCTCGTCCACCTCGGATAGCGGCTACACGCAAGGCGCCCAGGGCATTCTGAAAAGCGGCAACGGTCAGCAGCTGGACCTGAGCGGCGGCGGCCTGAAGCAGCAGATCACCAAACAGGTGTGCGACAAGATACTCGCCCAGGGGAAATCCCTGCTGTGA
- a CDS encoding MFS transporter has protein sequence MLGIGLVNMLVALDQTVVSTALPSIVAELHGFEYYAWIASAYLLASVVTVPVFGRLGDYFGRKRFVIAAVVTFTIASVLCGVANDMLFLVIARGLQGVGGGMMVGTAFASIPDLFPDPRARVRWQVVMAAAYGIGTAAGPSLGGWMSEHWGWRSTFLINLPVGAAALYFIWAHLPTFRRPHEGDVKIDWLGAALVAAVLGSLQALIEAVPKDGLSPGNLVLAVCVIVGAAALLVCEKRATHPIIPLDLFKDAQLVTLFTLGMLSGFVMFSLIFFAPLLLQGGFGLSPQQAGLLATPIAACIALGSLLNTRIVIHMKKPTRILSIGFVLLLGASVALAFANADTPHMWIELPMAAVGIGLGFILNNLNVFGQEIAGRERFGITTALLQSTRMVGGMLGTSIVATVVQHHYRNVVTRTLSVLGEPAASQWRPRLVDLRVLIDEASRAKLIADMKPSGLDTLALLDTARDALVQSIHIGVWLTAVAALAAALLVQRISHVVFRRSL, from the coding sequence ATGCTCGGCATCGGACTCGTCAACATGCTGGTCGCGCTCGACCAGACGGTGGTCAGCACCGCGCTGCCGTCCATCGTCGCGGAGTTGCACGGCTTCGAGTACTACGCGTGGATCGCGAGCGCGTATCTGCTGGCGTCGGTGGTGACGGTGCCGGTGTTCGGGCGGCTCGGCGACTACTTCGGCCGCAAGCGCTTCGTGATCGCCGCCGTCGTCACCTTCACCATCGCCTCGGTGTTGTGCGGCGTCGCCAACGACATGCTGTTTCTCGTGATCGCGCGCGGCCTGCAAGGCGTCGGCGGCGGGATGATGGTCGGCACCGCGTTCGCGTCGATTCCGGATCTGTTTCCCGACCCGCGCGCCCGCGTGCGCTGGCAGGTGGTGATGGCCGCCGCGTACGGCATCGGCACGGCGGCGGGGCCGTCGCTCGGCGGCTGGATGAGCGAACACTGGGGCTGGCGTTCCACCTTCCTGATCAACCTGCCGGTCGGCGCGGCGGCGCTGTATTTCATCTGGGCGCATCTGCCGACGTTTCGCCGTCCGCATGAAGGCGACGTGAAGATCGACTGGCTCGGCGCGGCACTCGTCGCCGCCGTGCTCGGCAGTCTGCAGGCCTTGATCGAAGCCGTGCCGAAAGACGGTTTGAGCCCGGGCAATCTGGTGCTGGCGGTCTGCGTGATCGTGGGCGCGGCGGCCCTGCTCGTGTGCGAAAAGCGCGCCACGCATCCCATCATTCCGCTCGATCTGTTCAAGGACGCTCAACTCGTCACGCTGTTCACGCTCGGCATGCTGTCGGGCTTCGTGATGTTCTCGCTGATCTTCTTCGCGCCGCTGCTGCTGCAAGGCGGCTTCGGTTTGTCGCCGCAACAGGCCGGCTTGCTTGCCACGCCGATCGCCGCCTGCATCGCGCTCGGCAGTCTGTTGAACACGCGCATCGTCATCCACATGAAAAAGCCGACGCGCATTCTGTCGATCGGCTTCGTGCTGTTGCTGGGCGCGTCGGTCGCGCTCGCGTTCGCCAATGCGGATACGCCGCACATGTGGATCGAGTTGCCGATGGCGGCGGTCGGCATCGGCCTCGGCTTCATCCTCAACAATCTGAACGTGTTCGGCCAGGAGATCGCCGGACGCGAACGCTTCGGCATCACGACCGCGCTGCTGCAATCCACGCGGATGGTGGGCGGCATGCTCGGCACCAGCATCGTCGCCACGGTGGTGCAGCATCATTACCGCAACGTCGTCACACGCACCCTGAGCGTGCTCGGCGAACCGGCCGCCTCGCAATGGCGGCCGCGCCTCGTCGATCTGCGCGTGCTGATCGACGAAGCGTCGCGCGCAAAGCTGATCGCGGACATGAAGCCGTCCGGGCTCGACACGCTCGCGCTGCTCGATACCGCGCGCGATGCGCTCGTGCAGTCCATTCACATCGGTGTATGGCTGACGGCCGTCGCGGCGCTGGCCGCCGCCTTGCTGGTGCAGCGCATTTCCCACGTGGTGTTTCGCCGGAGTCTATAG